The proteins below are encoded in one region of Bacteroides uniformis:
- a CDS encoding N-6 DNA methylase has protein sequence MAYNKKAHLKDNIEAIKLAFALEREGRTATPEEQAVLRAYSGFGGIKAVLNPASSLADVARWTKSDRELFPLVSQLHSVIRSHSKDEAEYKRYFSSLKNSVLTAFYTPQDIVSVLASELGNYGIAPSRFLDPSSGTGVFVDAFQQHSAQQQLSEQQSAKQQSSEQQSSEQHSSEQQPSRTGLSPAGLSRPEIVCFEKDLLTGKILSHLHPEAKVEITGFEDSGLRYLNRFDITASNIPFGDVAVFDPSFTKSKSLVRQHAAKSLHNYFFLKGLDNIREGGILAFITSQGVLDSPANENIRYQLMQHSHLVSAIRLPNNLFTDGAGTEVGSDLIILQKKSDKTEPLTDDEHAFIASSPRPEGFSTNDYIFRNIPIIHTKACVDTDPYGHPAMVYIHEGGLPGITSQLRSLLRNDFYRRLNVPLYQQFLPLEEQQSRVQMQHTQPTRLNEAPEQSKEAEQVPAPKPVPEQTKAPEPENRSEPTTATVEKPLPEPKEEIELSLFSPPVLSLYDLFEFTAEERTQITPKRGKRRSASSSRKQPVQGNLFGEPATGTAQPTGKKPKGKSVVKPTVTPAASGVPSDDNKILLRTETKIEDQAATEAARIAAEEERKQRMQPRPYPNEIPSHYKDGSLVVLGNGIGYIRDTQIAPMFHPLELPDRQLRKLSLYVEIRDTYHDLYNSEATERKENTVRRDQLNALYDDFVRQFGNLNSPKNIDLIRMDNDNRTILSLERYKDGQALKADIFDHPVAFNKNELTHVDTSDEALSASLNKYGEVNLEYMARLTDKTEDALLDDLKGRVFFNPLIKGYEIADKFIAGNVISKAEMIEDYIANHPGNDRASQSLDALRAAFPVPIPFEELDFNFGERWIPMGIYEKYASRLFDTDVKITYAASRDEFSVSASARGNVRIREQYCVKAESRRYDGLNLMKHAIQNTSPDITKKVLVGDDVVKVRDTEAIQLANSKIDEIRNGFSDWLKEQSPEFKQRLTDMYNRKFNNSVKPKYDGSMQSFPDLDLKALGIPDLYGSQKDAIWMTKINGGGIIDHEVGGGKTLIMCAAAYEMKRLGLANKPMIIGLKANIHEIAQTFKTAYPNARVLYPGKEDFTPENRVRIMREMQNNDWDAIILSHEQFGMIPQSPEIQKQILQQELDSVEENLEVLTQQGEDVSNGMLKGVEKRKANLEAKIKALTFDIENRKDDVVDFKLMGIDHLLVDESHKFKNLMFTTRHDRVAGLGNSEGSQRALNMLFALRTIQERTGKDLGATFLSGTTISNSLTELYLLFKYLRPKELERQGINTFDAWAAVFAKKSIDYEFSVTNEIIQKERFRYFIKVPELAAMYNEITDFRTAEDIGIDRPKKNEILHNIPPTPDQQDFIQRLVAFAKSGNATVLGRPPLSRREEKAKMLIATNYARKMSLDMRLIDEDKYDDHIDNKATHCAALINQYYQKYDEHKGTQFVFSDLGTYKPGQWNTYSEIKRKLVDDYGIPADQVRFIQEAKTEKSRMAMINAMKEGKIRVLFGSTDMLGTGVNAQHKCVAIHQLDIPWTPKDLEQRNGRGVRKGNEIAKLFADNKVDIINYAVEKSLDSYKFNLLHNKQLFITQLKKGTMGARTIDEGSMDEQGGMNFSEYVAILSGNTDLLDKAKLEKQIASLESERKSFHRGKSSAEAKLENIMQTVTKNGDLITRISTDIQHFQQRVQRDGQGNPLNLIELDGVKGNDPKLIAKKLAEIEDKSRTHGTSQPIGKLYGFDLLVKTEASMKDGFDFIENRFFVRGEGNILYNFNGGRLAKDPNIAAQMFLRTFETVPPLLEKYQKEVEQISKDIPILQEVVKETWKKEDQLKQLKSDLAALDRKIQLSLKPVKQNEDSNSKDESQTENQGHGTNETAGTIQPLSATIQPPASGTSPASPITSPASDGKPYVHQPPDFLSAPPEKKPPHLNQPPVSFSIKDAMNSLGSKLVIGGIPKPGNKDDPNTAHIPKSPKGFKI, from the coding sequence ATGGCATACAATAAGAAAGCGCACCTGAAAGACAATATCGAAGCAATCAAACTGGCATTTGCGTTGGAGCGTGAAGGGCGCACCGCCACCCCCGAAGAACAGGCAGTCTTGCGTGCCTATTCCGGTTTCGGTGGGATCAAGGCAGTGCTCAATCCCGCTTCCAGCCTTGCCGACGTTGCCCGTTGGACAAAGAGCGACCGCGAGTTGTTCCCACTTGTTTCCCAGCTCCACAGCGTCATCCGCAGCCATTCAAAAGACGAAGCGGAATACAAGCGTTACTTTTCCAGTTTGAAAAACTCTGTCCTGACGGCGTTCTACACGCCGCAGGACATTGTATCAGTTCTTGCTTCCGAATTGGGCAACTACGGAATTGCCCCGTCCCGTTTCCTCGACCCGTCGAGCGGAACCGGAGTATTTGTCGATGCTTTCCAACAACATTCCGCACAACAACAGCTATCTGAACAGCAGTCCGCCAAACAGCAGTCATCTGAACAGCAGTCATCTGAACAACACTCATCCGAACAGCAGCCCTCTCGCACCGGATTATCCCCAGCCGGATTATCCCGTCCCGAAATAGTCTGCTTTGAAAAAGACCTCCTGACCGGCAAAATTCTCTCTCACCTTCACCCCGAAGCCAAAGTAGAAATTACCGGTTTCGAGGATAGCGGGCTTCGTTACCTGAACCGTTTCGACATCACCGCTTCCAACATTCCCTTTGGCGATGTGGCGGTTTTCGACCCCTCATTCACCAAGAGCAAGAGCCTTGTCCGTCAGCACGCCGCCAAGAGCCTGCACAACTATTTCTTCCTGAAGGGACTGGACAACATTCGCGAAGGGGGCATATTAGCTTTTATCACCTCGCAGGGCGTACTGGACTCCCCGGCGAATGAAAACATCCGCTACCAGCTCATGCAACATTCCCATTTGGTGTCCGCCATCCGTCTGCCCAACAACCTCTTTACAGACGGTGCAGGCACCGAAGTAGGCAGTGACCTGATTATCCTTCAAAAGAAATCCGATAAGACAGAGCCGCTTACCGATGACGAACATGCGTTCATCGCTTCCAGCCCGCGACCGGAGGGGTTCAGTACGAATGACTACATCTTCCGGAATATCCCCATCATCCATACCAAAGCCTGTGTAGATACCGACCCCTACGGGCATCCCGCAATGGTTTACATCCACGAAGGAGGTTTGCCCGGTATCACTTCCCAGCTCCGGAGCTTGCTTCGCAATGACTTCTACCGCCGGTTGAACGTCCCCCTCTATCAACAATTCCTCCCGTTGGAAGAACAGCAGAGCAGGGTACAGATGCAACATACCCAACCCACACGGTTGAATGAAGCACCGGAACAGAGCAAAGAAGCGGAACAAGTACCGGCACCGAAACCAGTACCAGAGCAAACTAAAGCTCCCGAACCGGAAAATAGATCCGAACCGACAACCGCTACCGTGGAAAAACCGTTGCCCGAACCGAAAGAAGAAATCGAACTTTCCCTTTTCTCTCCACCGGTATTGAGCCTGTACGACCTCTTTGAGTTCACAGCAGAAGAGCGTACCCAGATAACCCCGAAACGCGGCAAACGCCGTTCCGCATCCTCCTCCCGAAAACAGCCCGTACAAGGCAACCTTTTCGGCGAACCGGCTACCGGTACAGCCCAACCCACCGGCAAGAAGCCCAAAGGAAAGTCCGTAGTGAAACCCACCGTTACCCCGGCAGCCTCCGGTGTCCCCAGCGATGATAACAAAATCCTGCTTCGGACAGAAACCAAAATCGAAGACCAGGCAGCAACAGAAGCAGCAAGAATCGCCGCCGAAGAGGAACGCAAACAGCGGATGCAGCCCCGTCCATACCCCAACGAAATCCCGTCCCATTACAAAGACGGCTCATTGGTAGTTCTGGGCAACGGCATCGGCTATATCCGCGACACCCAAATTGCCCCGATGTTCCACCCCCTCGAACTGCCCGACCGACAGCTCCGCAAACTCTCGCTCTATGTCGAAATCCGTGATACCTATCACGACCTCTACAACAGCGAAGCCACCGAACGCAAAGAAAACACCGTCCGGCGCGACCAGCTCAACGCCCTGTACGATGATTTTGTCCGTCAGTTCGGCAACCTTAACAGCCCGAAGAACATAGACCTGATCCGTATGGACAACGACAACCGGACAATCCTCTCACTGGAACGCTACAAAGACGGTCAGGCACTCAAAGCCGACATCTTCGACCATCCCGTAGCCTTCAACAAGAACGAACTGACCCACGTCGATACCTCGGACGAAGCCCTTTCCGCCTCACTCAACAAATACGGCGAAGTCAACCTCGAATACATGGCAAGGCTCACCGACAAGACCGAAGACGCCCTGCTCGATGACCTCAAAGGGCGTGTATTCTTCAATCCTCTCATCAAAGGTTACGAGATAGCCGACAAATTCATTGCCGGTAACGTCATTTCCAAAGCCGAAATGATAGAGGACTACATCGCGAACCACCCCGGCAACGACCGTGCCTCACAGTCGCTCGATGCCCTGCGTGCCGCCTTTCCCGTACCCATCCCGTTTGAAGAACTCGACTTCAATTTCGGCGAACGCTGGATACCAATGGGCATCTACGAGAAATACGCCTCCCGTCTTTTCGATACCGACGTCAAGATTACCTACGCCGCCAGCCGCGACGAGTTCAGCGTCAGCGCATCCGCCCGTGGCAACGTCCGCATCCGCGAACAATATTGCGTCAAGGCCGAGAGCCGCCGTTACGACGGACTCAACCTGATGAAACACGCCATTCAGAACACCTCGCCCGACATCACCAAAAAAGTATTGGTAGGCGACGATGTAGTCAAAGTCCGCGACACCGAAGCCATCCAGCTTGCCAATAGCAAGATAGACGAAATCCGCAACGGCTTCAGCGATTGGTTGAAAGAACAGTCCCCGGAGTTCAAACAGCGGCTCACCGACATGTACAACCGCAAGTTCAACAACTCCGTCAAACCCAAGTACGACGGCTCCATGCAGTCCTTTCCCGACCTTGACCTCAAAGCATTGGGCATCCCTGACCTCTACGGCAGTCAGAAAGATGCCATCTGGATGACCAAAATCAACGGCGGTGGCATCATTGACCACGAAGTAGGCGGCGGCAAAACCCTGATTATGTGTGCCGCCGCCTACGAAATGAAGCGTTTGGGATTGGCAAACAAACCGATGATTATCGGTCTGAAAGCCAATATCCACGAGATAGCCCAGACCTTCAAGACCGCCTATCCCAATGCCCGTGTCCTCTATCCCGGCAAAGAAGATTTCACCCCCGAAAACCGTGTCCGCATCATGCGTGAGATGCAGAACAACGATTGGGACGCCATCATCCTGTCTCACGAACAGTTCGGCATGATCCCCCAATCCCCGGAGATACAGAAACAAATCTTGCAGCAGGAACTGGACAGCGTAGAAGAGAACCTCGAAGTCCTCACCCAGCAAGGCGAAGACGTTTCCAACGGTATGCTCAAAGGCGTAGAGAAACGCAAGGCGAACCTCGAAGCCAAAATCAAGGCACTCACTTTCGACATCGAGAACCGCAAAGACGACGTCGTGGACTTCAAGCTCATGGGCATCGACCACCTGCTCGTGGACGAGAGCCACAAATTCAAGAACTTGATGTTCACCACCCGCCACGACCGTGTAGCCGGTCTGGGCAACAGCGAAGGCAGCCAGCGTGCCCTGAACATGCTTTTCGCCCTCCGCACCATTCAGGAGCGTACCGGCAAGGATTTGGGAGCCACTTTCCTGTCCGGCACCACCATCTCCAACAGCCTGACCGAGTTATATCTGCTTTTTAAATACCTCCGTCCCAAGGAACTGGAACGTCAGGGCATCAACACCTTCGACGCATGGGCGGCGGTCTTTGCCAAAAAGTCCATCGACTACGAGTTCTCCGTCACCAACGAAATCATCCAGAAAGAGCGGTTCCGTTACTTCATCAAAGTCCCGGAGCTTGCCGCCATGTACAACGAAATCACCGATTTCCGTACCGCCGAAGACATCGGCATCGACCGCCCCAAGAAGAACGAGATATTGCACAATATCCCGCCTACGCCCGACCAGCAGGACTTCATCCAGCGATTGGTTGCATTTGCCAAGTCCGGCAACGCCACCGTCCTCGGACGTCCCCCGTTAAGCCGCCGGGAAGAAAAAGCCAAGATGCTCATTGCCACCAACTATGCCCGCAAGATGTCCCTCGACATGCGCCTTATCGACGAGGACAAATACGACGACCACATAGATAACAAAGCCACCCATTGCGCCGCCCTGATAAACCAATACTACCAGAAGTACGACGAGCACAAAGGCACCCAGTTCGTCTTTTCGGACTTGGGCACCTACAAGCCCGGTCAGTGGAACACATATAGCGAAATCAAGCGCAAATTGGTGGACGACTACGGCATCCCGGCAGACCAGGTACGCTTCATTCAGGAAGCCAAGACCGAAAAGTCGCGCATGGCAATGATTAATGCCATGAAAGAAGGCAAAATCCGTGTCCTCTTCGGTTCCACCGACATGCTCGGCACCGGCGTAAATGCCCAGCACAAGTGTGTCGCCATCCATCAGCTCGACATTCCCTGGACGCCCAAAGATTTGGAGCAACGCAACGGCCGTGGCGTAAGAAAAGGCAACGAGATAGCCAAACTCTTTGCCGACAACAAAGTCGATATTATCAACTACGCCGTCGAGAAATCCCTCGACAGCTACAAATTCAACCTGCTTCACAACAAGCAGTTGTTCATCACCCAGCTCAAAAAAGGCACGATGGGTGCCCGTACCATCGACGAGGGCAGCATGGACGAGCAGGGCGGCATGAACTTCTCCGAGTACGTTGCCATCCTCTCCGGCAACACCGACCTGTTGGACAAAGCCAAGTTGGAGAAACAGATTGCCTCCCTCGAAAGCGAGCGCAAATCCTTCCACCGTGGCAAATCCTCCGCCGAAGCCAAACTGGAAAACATAATGCAAACCGTCACCAAAAACGGCGACCTGATCACCCGTATCAGCACGGACATACAGCACTTCCAGCAGCGCGTCCAGCGCGACGGCCAGGGCAACCCTCTCAATCTCATCGAACTGGACGGTGTCAAAGGCAACGACCCCAAACTCATCGCCAAAAAGCTCGCCGAGATAGAGGACAAATCCCGTACCCACGGCACATCCCAGCCCATCGGCAAGCTCTACGGCTTCGACCTTTTAGTAAAGACCGAAGCCAGCATGAAAGACGGCTTCGACTTCATCGAAAACCGCTTCTTCGTCCGTGGCGAAGGCAACATCCTGTACAACTTCAACGGCGGCAGACTGGCAAAAGACCCCAACATTGCCGCCCAGATGTTCCTCCGCACCTTCGAAACCGTTCCCCCTCTTCTGGAGAAATACCAAAAAGAAGTGGAACAGATTTCCAAGGACATCCCCATCCTTCAGGAAGTCGTCAAAGAAACATGGAAAAAGGAAGACCAGCTCAAACAGCTCAAATCCGACCTTGCCGCCCTTGACCGCAAAATCCAGCTCTCCCTCAAACCCGTCAAACAGAATGAAGACAGCAACAGCAAGGACGAGAGCCAAACCGAGAACCAAGGTCACGGCACAAATGAAACCGCAGGCACCATCCAGCCGCTATCGGCAACCATCCAGCCCCCGGCATCGGGAACATCTCCGGCATCACCGATAACGTCCCCCGCATCCGACGGCAAGCCCTACGTCCATCAGCCGCCCGACTTCCTTTCCGCCCCTCCGGAAAAGAAGCCCCCGCACCTGAACCAGCCCCCTGTCAGTTTCAGCATCAAAGATGCCATGAACTCGTTAGGCAGCAAACTCGTCATCGGCGGCATCCCCAAGCCCGGCAACAAGGACGACCCGAACACCGCCCATATCCCCAAGTCCCCAAAAGGTTTCAAAATCTAA
- a CDS encoding ATP-dependent endonuclease produces MNILGKYRNYSEVYQPFIGLGEEEIMKVQRFLDAIRSNLLFAKSVILVEGDAEEILIPIMVKQTLGVSLDELGISLINVRSTGFENLAQLFHNHRIKKRCAIITDLDVSITGEKTEASKRGKTRKENLDALKKKNKWIGAFYAPHTFEIDFLEAGNKKAVLSTIKKVYIDEQAIQKSKEEIESEDIKKYGKRILTMANKMGKGWYAILLGKYITSSTHIPNYILDAIIFAKPEFSKELLLQIFTYVLSTYKQSEEIDKLKNDLLTYKKDEITLGELKECLGKGIQKTEPILYILNRL; encoded by the coding sequence ATGAATATATTAGGAAAATATCGTAATTATTCAGAAGTATATCAGCCATTTATAGGACTAGGCGAAGAAGAAATAATGAAAGTGCAAAGGTTCCTAGATGCTATAAGAAGTAATTTATTATTTGCAAAAAGCGTTATATTAGTGGAAGGAGATGCTGAAGAAATACTCATACCTATTATGGTGAAGCAAACCTTAGGCGTTAGCTTAGATGAATTGGGAATAAGTCTGATAAATGTACGAAGTACTGGATTTGAAAATTTAGCACAGCTCTTTCATAATCATAGAATAAAGAAAAGATGCGCAATTATTACAGATTTAGATGTCTCGATTACAGGAGAAAAGACGGAAGCTTCGAAAAGAGGAAAGACTCGAAAAGAAAACTTGGATGCTTTAAAAAAGAAAAATAAGTGGATAGGAGCATTTTATGCACCTCATACATTTGAAATAGATTTTTTGGAAGCTGGTAATAAAAAAGCTGTTTTGTCAACAATAAAAAAGGTGTATATTGATGAACAAGCTATTCAAAAATCTAAAGAAGAGATAGAATCAGAAGACATAAAAAAATACGGAAAAAGAATTTTAACAATGGCTAATAAAATGGGAAAAGGATGGTATGCTATACTTTTGGGTAAGTATATAACATCATCCACTCATATTCCTAATTATATATTGGATGCCATTATCTTTGCTAAACCTGAATTTTCCAAGGAGCTATTATTACAGATTTTCACATATGTATTAAGCACATACAAACAAAGTGAAGAAATTGACAAACTGAAAAACGATCTGCTTACATATAAAAAAGATGAAATTACCTTAGGTGAATTAAAAGAGTGTTTAGGAAAAGGGATACAAAAGACAGAACCTATTTTATATATATTAAATCGACTTTAA
- a CDS encoding UvrD-helicase domain-containing protein — protein MFVWKNGDLNPEQENAIFYEDSVLLVACPGSGKTRTLTYKIAYELSKLNSNKQYIIAITYTNRAADEIKERIELLGIDTKQLWIGTIHSFCVEWILKPYHMYIEELKYGYTIINAHDTESYLTSLCVPYASTKPKITYWDCQCFYFTSRGLVVKCTNSQKKESVVSIIKSYFQNLKENKEIDFELILYYSYLLLRDNKGICKTLSHIFPFVLVDEYQDTKELQYMILGAILKIGKNNKAFIVGDPNQSIFSNLGGFPMTKVDLEKTTGLHFNELSLTKNYRSSSLLVSYFDYFKTYDNTIEAVGKYKDYQSIIRYNKIVSINDLEDEIIRIIQFNIDECGISPNEICVLAPWWIHLSGLTRNLMARLPQYSFDGPGMAPFARDIDNFWYKLSRIILTDATPSLYIRRLRWANEIKTDLISIGIDRNLSAKKILYICNSISVNEQEGLEYLRKFFFQFLRELDVDLHQYNYLELHYNAFFDSSAKKE, from the coding sequence ATGTTTGTGTGGAAAAATGGAGATCTGAATCCAGAGCAAGAGAATGCTATATTTTATGAAGATAGTGTTTTATTAGTAGCATGTCCAGGTAGTGGTAAAACAAGAACTCTAACCTATAAAATTGCTTATGAATTATCTAAATTGAATTCAAATAAACAATATATAATAGCCATTACATATACAAATCGTGCAGCAGATGAGATAAAAGAACGAATCGAATTGTTAGGAATAGATACTAAACAATTATGGATTGGTACTATTCATTCATTTTGTGTTGAATGGATACTCAAACCTTATCATATGTATATTGAAGAACTTAAATATGGATATACTATTATTAACGCACACGATACGGAATCCTATTTAACTTCTTTATGTGTTCCATATGCATCTACAAAGCCTAAAATTACATATTGGGATTGCCAGTGTTTTTATTTTACATCACGTGGATTGGTTGTAAAATGTACAAATTCTCAGAAAAAAGAATCAGTAGTGTCTATAATTAAAAGCTATTTTCAAAATCTAAAAGAAAATAAAGAAATTGATTTTGAACTGATCCTATATTATTCATATCTCCTTTTAAGAGATAATAAAGGCATTTGTAAAACATTGTCACATATTTTCCCTTTTGTATTAGTTGATGAATATCAGGATACAAAAGAATTACAATATATGATTCTAGGTGCCATTTTAAAGATTGGAAAGAATAATAAGGCTTTCATTGTAGGAGATCCCAATCAATCTATATTTAGTAATTTAGGTGGATTTCCTATGACTAAAGTTGATTTAGAGAAAACAACTGGATTACATTTTAATGAATTATCACTAACTAAGAATTATAGGTCATCATCTCTTCTTGTATCGTACTTTGATTATTTCAAGACCTATGATAACACGATAGAAGCGGTTGGAAAATATAAAGATTATCAAAGCATTATTCGTTATAACAAAATAGTTTCAATTAATGATTTAGAGGATGAAATAATTCGCATAATTCAATTCAATATTGATGAATGTGGTATTTCTCCAAATGAAATATGCGTTCTTGCACCATGGTGGATTCACTTATCTGGGTTGACAAGAAATCTAATGGCTCGTTTACCTCAATACAGTTTTGATGGTCCTGGTATGGCGCCTTTTGCACGAGATATAGATAACTTTTGGTATAAATTATCACGTATTATATTAACAGATGCAACACCATCTTTATATATAAGAAGGCTTCGTTGGGCTAATGAAATAAAAACAGATCTAATATCAATAGGAATTGATAGAAATCTATCTGCTAAAAAGATATTATATATTTGCAACAGTATATCTGTAAATGAACAAGAAGGCTTAGAGTATTTAAGAAAGTTTTTCTTTCAGTTTCTCCGTGAATTAGATGTCGATTTACATCAATATAACTATTTAGAATTGCATTATAATGCTTTTTTTGATAGCTCTGCTAAAAAAGAATAG
- a CDS encoding 3'-5' exonuclease, translated as MSTNHGVKGAEFDTVIAFGLLEDYVPHFSDVNKIENAKRILYVIASRARKIYI; from the coding sequence ATTTCAACTAATCATGGAGTAAAAGGAGCTGAGTTTGATACAGTAATAGCATTTGGACTTTTAGAAGATTATGTTCCCCATTTTAGTGATGTTAATAAAATAGAGAATGCAAAACGTATTTTATATGTTATAGCTTCGAGGGCTAGAAAAATTTATATTTAA
- a CDS encoding ATP-binding protein, whose translation MYEILKNGHFVKQDIAYKSLMKRHIKKHTSYLQPIFEAISNALEATSGSKDTITIRLKFSKMLMKDILEFNSIEISDTGIGFNEENLKRLRSIYDESKSFNNLGTGRIQYLHFFDKTDIYSTYQENGVLKKRRIVLSANFWDKENAVIWEGDPIVTSDEQTGTNISFYFPLYEEDKIRYTELSTSELYDKIFLRYLSRFCLNKKNLQKIKIQRYINDIHDEVNDKEITGDKIPSSDYEDSFTLKYQSYDKDKKTFVDHKRTETFNIRSYLLDPKIQKKNDVKLTSKNETVDICGMDFSFMDNSSKIDKRYMLCLISSDFITNQDSDLRGKLRILSKK comes from the coding sequence ATGTATGAGATTTTAAAAAACGGACATTTTGTAAAACAAGATATTGCATACAAATCTTTAATGAAGCGGCATATTAAAAAACATACTTCATATCTTCAACCTATATTTGAGGCAATAAGTAATGCTCTTGAGGCAACTTCTGGCTCTAAAGACACCATTACCATTCGATTGAAGTTCTCTAAAATGCTTATGAAAGATATTTTAGAGTTTAACTCCATTGAAATTTCTGATACAGGGATAGGGTTCAATGAGGAAAATTTAAAGAGACTAAGAAGTATTTATGATGAATCTAAGAGTTTCAATAATTTAGGTACAGGAAGGATACAATATTTGCATTTTTTTGATAAGACAGATATATATAGTACGTATCAGGAAAATGGAGTCTTAAAAAAGAGAAGGATTGTTTTATCTGCTAATTTCTGGGATAAGGAAAACGCTGTTATTTGGGAAGGCGATCCTATTGTTACCTCAGATGAACAAACTGGTACTAATATATCTTTTTACTTTCCTTTATATGAAGAAGATAAGATTAGATATACAGAATTGTCAACATCTGAATTATATGACAAAATATTTCTTCGCTATCTTAGCCGTTTTTGTTTAAACAAGAAAAATCTTCAAAAAATAAAAATTCAAAGATATATTAATGACATACATGATGAAGTTAATGATAAAGAAATTACTGGGGATAAAATTCCCTCTTCGGATTATGAGGACTCATTTACATTAAAATATCAGTCATACGATAAAGATAAAAAAACATTTGTAGACCATAAAAGGACAGAAACTTTTAATATAAGATCATATTTACTTGATCCCAAAATACAAAAGAAAAATGATGTAAAATTGACTAGTAAGAATGAAACTGTAGATATATGTGGTATGGATTTTTCATTCATGGATAACTCTTCGAAGATAGATAAGCGTTATATGCTTTGTTTAATATCCAGTGATTTCATTACAAATCAGGATAGTGATCTTCGAGGTAAATTAAGAATTTTATCCAAAAAATGA
- a CDS encoding RloB family protein: MARQSEDSRHSKYVIRIICEGEKTEPLFFTSLCDKLLDENGGEEEWDVKTIPQPDIPEEKPSMADRGLYKNKKKRVKGKKDKLQPEVQGQPPLSWIRLSRKKLNEGVDEAWAVFDKDEHPARKDAFEEAEKLIDDKKVNIAFSSRSFEYYLLLHFEYLYHPFHATECGERIDGKKVNYNCMTEKSKENACHGEKCINGYARLKKYWNETKTSQSTFPLIEKRLKAGIINAKRLRIESNSKENCPIYDRNPYTNVDKLVCRLIHTEIIPYHEECLFKDSGDELFIRVHKNVIIVCNKSSHTVVIPEGLLKKYNWEIDKYESLNDRCILPANEYTFWIFTLKEPEVILIEKKKTHPEYIFFPY, encoded by the coding sequence ATGGCACGTCAAAGTGAAGACAGCAGACATAGCAAATACGTAATTCGTATTATCTGTGAGGGAGAAAAGACCGAACCCCTTTTTTTTACATCCCTATGCGACAAACTACTTGATGAAAATGGTGGTGAGGAAGAATGGGATGTCAAGACTATCCCTCAACCTGACATACCAGAGGAAAAGCCGTCAATGGCAGACCGAGGTTTATACAAGAACAAAAAGAAAAGAGTTAAGGGGAAAAAAGACAAACTGCAACCAGAAGTACAGGGACAACCTCCTCTCAGCTGGATTCGTCTTTCACGTAAGAAGCTCAATGAAGGCGTTGATGAGGCATGGGCTGTCTTTGATAAAGATGAACATCCGGCAAGAAAGGACGCTTTTGAAGAAGCAGAAAAACTTATTGACGACAAGAAAGTGAATATTGCATTTTCCAGCCGTAGTTTTGAATATTATCTGCTTCTGCATTTTGAGTACTTATATCACCCGTTCCACGCTACCGAATGTGGTGAACGGATAGATGGTAAAAAGGTCAATTATAACTGCATGACGGAAAAATCCAAAGAAAATGCCTGTCATGGAGAAAAGTGCATTAATGGTTATGCAAGATTGAAAAAATACTGGAATGAGACCAAAACCTCCCAATCAACATTTCCATTAATTGAAAAACGTTTAAAGGCAGGTATCATCAATGCCAAGAGGCTAAGAATAGAGAGCAATAGTAAAGAGAACTGTCCTATTTATGATAGAAACCCTTATACAAATGTGGATAAATTAGTATGCAGGCTAATTCATACAGAAATTATACCCTACCATGAGGAATGTCTATTCAAGGATTCCGGAGATGAGTTGTTTATCAGAGTGCACAAAAACGTTATTATCGTTTGTAACAAGTCGTCACACACGGTCGTCATTCCTGAAGGATTGCTAAAAAAATATAACTGGGAAATAGATAAATATGAAAGCTTAAATGACCGATGTATTTTACCAGCAAATGAATATACGTTTTGGATATTCACTCTTAAGGAACCAGAAGTCATATTGATTGAGAAAAAGAAGACACATCCCGAATATATCTTTTTCCCTTATTGA